The following is a genomic window from Treponema pallidum subsp. pallidum str. Nichols.
GTGGGATAGTGGTACTGCGCACAGCAAGTACGGCTTTGGAGCAGACGCCACGCTTACGTACACGCACCACCGCGCTGAGCGCATCAAGATGGAGCTGGCGGGGAACGCCACGCTGGAGCCCCAATACACCACGGGGACTGAGCAGGGAAAAAACAATGAGCAGAAAAACCGCCTGCTGTGGAGCGCCGGCGGACGGCTGACGCTGACCCCGGGGTACGGGTTTCGGCTCGTGCTGGCGCTTGATGTGGGAAACATTCACCGGAGCGACGCGGATATAGGGAAGACGGTAAACGTGCAGGCCAAGGCGGCAGAAGCCGTAAGTGCAGCGGTAACCGAATTTTGGGCACAAGTGGCCCAGATAATGGCCAACGGTGGCGTCGGAGAGTTTTTTGTCAAAAAAGTGCGGGGCGCTGCCCTCATAGCGCAAGTGGCACTGGTGGTTTCCCATTTGGAAGGAAAACTCTCCAATCTACTTCAGAGCACACTGGGCCTGGGAGCGGTGGTAAACCAGCTCACCCAGGGATTCGCCGAGCTCCTTAAAAAGCCGGACCCGGCCATTGCGCTCGTCACGTTCTTTGCGTGGCTGCACCGCCTGCACGTGCACGAGTTGGGCGCTGACGCCTTGCTGAGCATGCAGTGGAAGTGGCTTTCTTCCGGCGCGTATTTTGCCACCGCCGGCGCCAATATGTTTGGCAAGCGCGTCTTTTCCAGGCAGCTTACAGACTACTTGGACTGCGCCGCATTCTTAAAATTAGAAACAAAGTCCGGCGACCCCTACACGCACCTGCTCACCGGCTTGAACGCGGGGGTGGAGGCGCGCCTGTACATTCCCTTCACCTACACCTCCTACGTAAACAACGGGGGCATCGATTACAAGAAGACTACAATGAGGGGGCCTATCAACCTGCCGGTCGTGGGCAAAACGTGGCTGAGCTATCAGATTGCGCTCGGCTCCCACGCCTGGCTCAAGCCGTACGCGGTGGTGTACGGAACCACTAACCGTTTCAACACCGACAAAGCTAACAATCTGCTACGCGAAAAGGCAATGCAGTACCACGTGGGGTTCACCGTTAGCCCAATAGAAAAAGTGGAGTTTGACGCCCGGTGGGAGCAGGGGCGGCTGGCCACCGCGCCGTACATGCTAATTACCGAAGATATTTCCTCAGATAAGCACTTTGGCACCTTTGTGTGCGGCCTTAAAATCGCGTGGTAGCGGGGCGCCGCCTGCGGACTGTCCCACCAGCGCCGTCTGCCGGCACGCGCGCGGGCGCGCCGGCGCGTTACTGCACGGCGTCTGCTTCGGGTTCAGCCGCGTCGGTGCCGTGCACGTACAGAAAGACGCCGTTCGGTAGACAGGCGTTCCACTCCCCCACCCGCTGCACCGGCGGGTGCGCGATGCACGTGCCGTTCGCGCACGGCGAGCGGCACACCCGGGCTGCCCCGGCGCGAATTTCAATTTCCGTTTCCCCCAGGGGGCCGCGCACCCGGATGACCCGTTCCTGATCGAGCGGGTACGTCCACCGCTGCGCCCCACACCGAATGTCGAGCGTCCGCGCTCCCCCCTGCATGCGGTACACAAAAAATCCGCTCCACGCCGTCAGTGCCAGCACCAGCGCCACGCAGCACCCGTCCAGCAGCGTCAGCCTTCCGCCGCGCGCGGCAGCCGCCCGATTCGGGGGAGAGGTGGAGGCACGCTCATTCTCGCCGCAGGCCACGCGTCCCCCCGTTAGCGCTCAAAATACGCACGCGCCTGCCGCGCCAGACGCCGCCGCCCGAGCATCCCCCGCACCCCGCGGGCAAAAAATACGTCCAACACTGCACGGGCGTGCTGCACCGCCGCATACCCACGCGCCACCAGCTCCTGCGGACGAGAAAAATCACTCTGGTCCCGCCGCGTTTCTACCCGCACACACGCGCTCGGGTAATTGCGCGCCTGCGTGGCAACCGCATGCGACGCACACGAAAGACTGCGCAGCAACACGTCAAACCCCGTCCGAAAGTCACTGAGCCCCAGCTGCTCAAACCGGTCAAACGTCACCGCCAGCACCGCGTCAAAACCCTGCGCGCGCGCAATCCACACCGGCGTGTTGTTCAATATACAGCCGTCCGCCAAATACACCCCCTCCTGCCGCACCGGCGCAAAAACACCCGGGTACGCACACGAGGCGCGCAATGCACGGGCAAGCACCCCACTGGAGAGCACAACCTCCGCGCCCGTACACAGATTGACCGCATTGCACAAAAACGGAATTTTACAATCGTGAAAGGATTTCCCCCCCGTCACCCGCGTCAGCAGCGTGGCAAACTTTTCTCCCGAATCAAGCCCCAGCCCCCGCACGAGCGTGTTCAAACTCACCCCCAGCTGCACCAGCTTGCCCAAGCGTTGAAACGCAGCCCGCGCCCCCCACACCATCCCCGCCTCAACGCACGCAGAGGGATCCCGTGCATTCACATAGTCTGAAATAACAAAATCACGCTGAAAAAACGCCTCCATCTCCCGCACCGACATCCCCAGCGCATAGAGCGCCCCCACCACCGCACCCATAGAACATCCTACGACACATTGCGGCGGCGGAACCTGTAGCGCTTCAAGCGCCTTGAGCACCCCAATGTGGGCAATTCCCCGCGCACCACCACCTGAAAGAACGAGCGACCACTTCACGTGCGGTCATTATGAGCGTTTTCCTCCCTGCTGTCCATTCTCCCCCCAGTGTGATACCGTTCCAGTACGCAGTATGGAATCGTTTGTACGCAGCGCACTTGCGGCGCGCACACTCCCCACCTTACTCGGCGTCTTGCTCTGTGCGCTCTACTTTCTGGCCCGCAGCGCAGACTGCTTGGTAGAGAGCGCCAGCGCGCTTTCCCGGCGTTGGGGGATCAGCGAAGCGCTCCTGGGCGCCACGCTCGTGAGCCTGGGCACCACCACCCCCGAGGCAGCCGTGTCTGTATACGCTGCGCTCTGCGGCAACGCCGACTTAGCACTCGGAAACGCCATAGGATCCATCGTGGTGGATACCGGTTTCATTCTCGGACTCGGGGCACTCCTTGCACGCCCCGGGCTCGCGCTCGACACACACTTGATGCGCCGGCACGCGCGGGTGCAATTGTTCGTCGTATGCGCGCTCGGATGGGTAACCCTGCCACGCTTTGGCGCGCGGGTGCATCAGTACGTCGGCTGGCTGTTTCTCAGTCTGCTCGCGCTGTACCTGTGGGTTTCTCTGCGCTGGTCGGCCCTCCCACACGCTCCAGACACCCGCACAGCAGCGCTCCCCGCAGACAAGACTGATACGCGCAGTGTATGCCGCCTGCTCCTGCAATTAGGAGGGGGAATCGGGTTCCTCGTCCTCGGTTCGCGCGTCCTCATCCCCACGGTAGAAATCATGGCGCTCCGCGCAGGAGTACCTGCAGGCATCATAGCCGCAACCATCATCGCCTTTGGCACCAGCGTGCCAGAACTCGTCTCTGCCATCACCGCAGTACGCCGCGGACACGGCGCACTGGCAGTGGGAAACATAGTAGGTGCGGATATCCTCAATGTGCTGTTTGTAGTCGGAGCTGCCGCGTCTCTTACGCCACACGGCCTGCCGGTGCCAAAAATCTTTTCTCTGCTACACCTGCCTGCCATGCTGTTAGTCGTGGGAATCTTTCACGCGTGCGCACTCGGCCGCAGGACCCTCACCCGCCCTGCCGGTGTGCTCCTGTGCGCGGTATATGGGCTGTTCGTGCTGCTAAACGGATTGCTCAGGGGCACAGGACCCTAATCGGAGTCAGAGAGCGGTCCAGGCTTTCCATTCATGTCCGCAAGATATCCTGCAAGGGTGTGGCACGTTGCGCGCGCCTCTGCCAGTTTCTTGCGCTCTGCGGTCACCACTTCTTCAGGAGCGTGCGTGCAAAACTGCGCGTCTGCAAGCTTACGCTCCACCTGCTGCACTTTTTGCCGCGCCTTCTGCCACGCTTTTTGAAGACGCGCGCACAGCATCGTCCGGTCAATTCCTTCCGTCGTTACTAAGAACAGCTCAAACCCTGTCCCCGCTGTTGCAACGGCAACCTGCGGTTTAGGCGCATCGCTTTCAAGATACACAAGCGAGGAAATACCCGCTAACACACAAATCAATTCCTCATATGTGCGCGCCACCGCTCCCGGATCGTGCACACAGGACACCTGCGCTGCGGCGTTCGCATCCTGCGCCGGAGAACTCGGACGCAGTCTGACTGAAACAGCTTTTTGCGGATCAATACCACACGCAGCGCGCAGCGTACGCACCGCACGCACTATTTCCTGCACCGCACCTATATGCGCACACGCGCGCGCATCTACCCGCGACGGCACATACACCGGATATGGCGCGCACATGAGCAACGCGTGCGCCCCAGACGGAATTGCTTGGGTGGTATCGTGCACAGAAGGCGACAGCGACCGGTAAATCTCTTCTGTTACAAACGGCAAAAAAGGATGGAGCAGTCGCAGCGTCTCTTCCAGAAGGGTACAGAGCACTGAAGCTGCGCGATCCTTCTCCTGTTCATCAGGTTTCTGAAACGAGCATTTACTTGCCTCTACATACCAATCACAAAAGCTGTTCCAAAAGAACTCATACACTGCCTGTGCCGCATCATTAAAACGGTACGCTTCAAGTGCTGTACGCACCTGCTGCACAGTTTCATTAAATGTGTGAAAGATCCAGCGATCCAGTTCAGTTAGAGACACGTGCGCAATAGCGTACACCCGCCTGCCTTCGAGATTGCCCAAAATATAACGAGAAGCATTCCACACCTTATTCGCAAACCGCGAACCCATCTTGAACGAATCCATTTCTATCAACACGTCCTGCCCCTGCGCACACATAAAGGCAAGCGTAAAACGCAGTGCATCGGCACCGTACGTGCGAATAATGTGCAGCGGGTCCACCCCGTTGTTGAGTGATTTGCTCATCTTTCTTCCCTGCTTGTCACGCACTAAACCGTGCAGGTACACATCTCGAAAAGGAACCGTTTGCGTAAACTCCAGCCCCGCCATTATCATGCGCGCCACCCAAAAGAAAATAATGTCATACGCGGTAATGACCGCAGACGTGGGGTAAAACGCGCGCAGCTTCTGCGTTTCCTGAGGCCACCCAAGAGTAGAAAAAGGCCACAGCCAACTGGAAAACCACGTATCTAACACGTCAGGATCCTGCGTTATATCCGCACTGCCGCAATGAGCACAGCGCTGCACATCCACCCGACTCACCGTTTGCTGTGCACACTGTGCGCAATACCACACCGGGATGCGATGTCCCCACCACAGCTGGCGCGAAATACACCAGTCGCGAATGTGCTCAAGCCACCGCACATAGGTATTTTCCCATTTCTTAGGATGGAACTGCACGTCCGCACGCTTCCACGCAGCCAGGGCCTGAGAAGCAAGTGGTTTCATTTTGACAAACCACTGCAGAGAAAGATACGGCTCAATAACTGCTTCGCAGCGATAACACACTCCCACCGAATGCACTATGCGCTCCTCACGGGACAGGAGCCCATGCGCCTGCAAATCGGCAACGATTTGTATCCGTGCCTGAGCACACGAAAGCCCCCGATACGCAGCAGGCACCTGATCATTGAGCGAGCCATCTGGATTGAGCATATTAATCGCTTCAAGCGAATGGCGCGTCCCAATATCCCAGTCGTTCGGATCGTGCGCAGGAGTAATCTTTACCATACCGGTTCCAAAATCCTGCGCAACATATGAATCAGCAATAATAGGAACAATGCGGTTCACCATTGGCACGCATACCTTACGTCCAATCAAAGATTGGTAGCGCGCATCATCTGGATGCACCGCAACTGCCACATCTGCCAAAATGGTTTCAGGGCGCGTAGTAGCAATGATGATAGTTTCCCCCACCTGAGCAGTCCCTAATGGAGGGGGAACGCCGTTTCCTTCTTCTTCAGTACGGGGTAAAAGAGGGTACCGAACATAATAGAGCGCGCCATCCTTTTCTTGATGAAAAACCTCATCGTCAGACAGCGCGGTGCCACAGCGAGGACACCAGTTAACCAAGTACATGCTACGATAGAGCAAGCCACGTTCATAAAGCGTAACGAACGCTTCGCGTACGGAGGCTGACATACCTGCATCAAGCGTAAAGCGCTCACAGGTCCAATCACAAGATGCCCCCATCTTCCGTAACTGCATGCGAATAGTGTCTTGATGGGAATCCTTTATCTGCTGCGTTCGTGCAACGAATTGTTCGCGCGTCACCTCACGCTTATGGATGCCTTCCTTCCTCAAGGCGCGTTCAACCACATGCTGCGTGGCAATACCTGCATGGTCAGTTCCCGGAATCCAGAGCGTACACGCACCGGCCATGCGCTGGTAGCGGATAACGATATCCTGCAACACCGTATTGAGACAGTGCCCCATATGGAGTACGCCCGTTATATTTGGCGGTGGGATAGCAATGACAAAGGTACGCGCACCCCCTTCTATCTGTCTGCTATGCCCATCGCACCCCTCGCTATCCGACGTTCCACTCCCGCGCGCACGCGGGCTAAATGCCTGCCGCTGCTCCCAGCATGCGTAGACACGCGCTTCAAAATCTGCAGGCCCATAGACAGGAGGCAGCACTATTTTTTGCAGTTTTTGGGTCATAATTCGTTGAGCTCCCATTTCACAGCAGATAGGATGAAAAGTGTACGGTTTTTTATCCGGTACATGCAAGTTTCTTGCCGTCACTGCCAGCCGCTCCTCCCCAGAGCTTTTGGATACATAAAAAACCCGTCCTGAATAGGAGGTAGTCTTTCATGCAAGTGTCATTTGTTGTTCACGGTATATCTTGCACTGCGTGCGTGCGGCGCATAGAGGAAGCAGTGCGCCACGTGACAGGCGCATACGACGTTT
Proteins encoded in this region:
- a CDS encoding valine--tRNA ligase, encoding MTQKLQKIVLPPVYGPADFEARVYACWEQRQAFSPRARGSGTSDSEGCDGHSRQIEGGARTFVIAIPPPNITGVLHMGHCLNTVLQDIVIRYQRMAGACTLWIPGTDHAGIATQHVVERALRKEGIHKREVTREQFVARTQQIKDSHQDTIRMQLRKMGASCDWTCERFTLDAGMSASVREAFVTLYERGLLYRSMYLVNWCPRCGTALSDDEVFHQEKDGALYYVRYPLLPRTEEEGNGVPPPLGTAQVGETIIIATTRPETILADVAVAVHPDDARYQSLIGRKVCVPMVNRIVPIIADSYVAQDFGTGMVKITPAHDPNDWDIGTRHSLEAINMLNPDGSLNDQVPAAYRGLSCAQARIQIVADLQAHGLLSREERIVHSVGVCYRCEAVIEPYLSLQWFVKMKPLASQALAAWKRADVQFHPKKWENTYVRWLEHIRDWCISRQLWWGHRIPVWYCAQCAQQTVSRVDVQRCAHCGSADITQDPDVLDTWFSSWLWPFSTLGWPQETQKLRAFYPTSAVITAYDIIFFWVARMIMAGLEFTQTVPFRDVYLHGLVRDKQGRKMSKSLNNGVDPLHIIRTYGADALRFTLAFMCAQGQDVLIEMDSFKMGSRFANKVWNASRYILGNLEGRRVYAIAHVSLTELDRWIFHTFNETVQQVRTALEAYRFNDAAQAVYEFFWNSFCDWYVEASKCSFQKPDEQEKDRAASVLCTLLEETLRLLHPFLPFVTEEIYRSLSPSVHDTTQAIPSGAHALLMCAPYPVYVPSRVDARACAHIGAVQEIVRAVRTLRAACGIDPQKAVSVRLRPSSPAQDANAAAQVSCVHDPGAVARTYEELICVLAGISSLVYLESDAPKPQVAVATAGTGFELFLVTTEGIDRTMLCARLQKAWQKARQKVQQVERKLADAQFCTHAPEEVVTAERKKLAEARATCHTLAGYLADMNGKPGPLSDSD
- a CDS encoding sodium:calcium antiporter, which translates into the protein MESFVRSALAARTLPTLLGVLLCALYFLARSADCLVESASALSRRWGISEALLGATLVSLGTTTPEAAVSVYAALCGNADLALGNAIGSIVVDTGFILGLGALLARPGLALDTHLMRRHARVQLFVVCALGWVTLPRFGARVHQYVGWLFLSLLALYLWVSLRWSALPHAPDTRTAALPADKTDTRSVCRLLLQLGGGIGFLVLGSRVLIPTVEIMALRAGVPAGIIAATIIAFGTSVPELVSAITAVRRGHGALAVGNIVGADILNVLFVVGAAASLTPHGLPVPKIFSLLHLPAMLLVVGIFHACALGRRTLTRPAGVLLCAVYGLFVLLNGLLRGTGP
- a CDS encoding patatin-like phospholipase family protein yields the protein MKWSLVLSGGGARGIAHIGVLKALEALQVPPPQCVVGCSMGAVVGALYALGMSVREMEAFFQRDFVISDYVNARDPSACVEAGMVWGARAAFQRLGKLVQLGVSLNTLVRGLGLDSGEKFATLLTRVTGGKSFHDCKIPFLCNAVNLCTGAEVVLSSGVLARALRASCAYPGVFAPVRQEGVYLADGCILNNTPVWIARAQGFDAVLAVTFDRFEQLGLSDFRTGFDVLLRSLSCASHAVATQARNYPSACVRVETRRDQSDFSRPQELVARGYAAVQHARAVLDVFFARGVRGMLGRRRLARQARAYFER
- a CDS encoding NusG domain II-containing protein; translated protein: MACGENERASTSPPNRAAAARGGRLTLLDGCCVALVLALTAWSGFFVYRMQGGARTLDIRCGAQRWTYPLDQERVIRVRGPLGETEIEIRAGAARVCRSPCANGTCIAHPPVQRVGEWNACLPNGVFLYVHGTDAAEPEADAVQ
- a CDS encoding major outer sheath N-terminal domain-containing protein; its protein translation is MKWVGRELHRAVFFCAGAGALLPGFGALPVFSEQLGIAPQVTGHAQLQWGIKFKKNPSVQPNEYTHGFRTTNDLKISLPLVPKATHLRRGGARSGVWAELRLKDLTVDFESPRPGQAFTLKKPKASFEATLHCYNAYLTIGKDPNCFINFAQLWDPFVTSDYKQEDVRYAPGFGGYGGKLGYRAQDIGGSGIGLDVGLLSFASNGMWDSGTAHSKYGFGADATLTYTHHRAERIKMELAGNATLEPQYTTGTEQGKNNEQKNRLLWSAGGRLTLTPGYGFRLVLALDVGNIHRSDADIGKTVNVQAKAAEAVSAAVTEFWAQVAQIMANGGVGEFFVKKVRGAALIAQVALVVSHLEGKLSNLLQSTLGLGAVVNQLTQGFAELLKKPDPAIALVTFFAWLHRLHVHELGADALLSMQWKWLSSGAYFATAGANMFGKRVFSRQLTDYLDCAAFLKLETKSGDPYTHLLTGLNAGVEARLYIPFTYTSYVNNGGIDYKKTTMRGPINLPVVGKTWLSYQIALGSHAWLKPYAVVYGTTNRFNTDKANNLLREKAMQYHVGFTVSPIEKVEFDARWEQGRLATAPYMLITEDISSDKHFGTFVCGLKIAW